GGCACCCGCGATCTGGCCGCCGCCCGCTATCGCCACATCCTGTGCAGGCTCGAATCCGGCGCCGCGCGCTTGGACCAAGCCATCGCGGAAATCCCAACCCTGACCGACCCGGACCAGCTCGGCGAGATCGCGCGTGAGGCGCGCGCCCCGGAGCTGCGTCTAGCGGCCATCGCGCAACTCCCGGCCGACGCGCCCGCGCTCGCCCGCTGCGCCGTCGAGGACGCCCTGCCTGGTCATCGCCAGCAAGCAGTGGAGCGCATTCGCGAGCGCCATCTGCTTGAGCAAGTCGTCCGGCAGATCGGCAAGAGGGACACCAAGGTCTACCGTTTCGCGCGGGAAAAACTGCGCAGCCTGGCGGAACAGGAGGAGCGCCCGCGCCTTGCCCGTCAGCGCCATGACGAGCTCTGCGGCCAGCTTGAGCGCCTGGGTCGCTTTAAGAACTGGACACAAGATCGCGCCCGCCTGACGCTGATCGACCGGCAATGGTCGGAGATTCAGGCCGACCTCGAACCAACGCAGCGCGATCATTTCCAGGCGCTGCGCGAAACCTTCATCGCGGAATTCGATCGGCACGCCCAGGCCAAGGCCACAATGCACGCCGCTCAACAAACCGCCACCGCCGACATGGCGCGCAGACAGGAGCTGATCCGTCGGCTGCAAACCCTTGAGCATGAAACCGACCCGCACCGCCTGGACGCTGAGCTTGCCAGCATCGGCGATGCCTGGAGCGATCTCGATGGCGAGCAGTCGCTCGATCCGAGCAACGAAGCCGAGTCCACTTCCACCGACCATGATGCTCCCGCTGCGGACCACGCGCTTGAGGCCATGCGCCATGCCGGGCAACAGGCGCTCGCCCGCGCGTTGGCGCGGCAACGCCAACTGCGCAACCAGGACACAGAAGACAAGAACGCCTTTGTCGAGCAAAACCACCAGCGAGAACTGCAGACACAACTTCTGTCAGACGCGGAGAACTTACTGGAAGCCTCTTCTGGCCCCATCGATTATCAGTCGGCGCGTAAGCTGCAAAAGCAGCTCAAATCCCTGCAGAACACGGACAAGGCACCGGCGGATGCAGAGCGCTCGCGCATTGCCAGCCTGCTCGAAACCCTCGACCGACGCATCTGCAAGCAGAGGCTGCACGCTGAGCGCAAGCTCGAGGCCGCGCCCGAGCAACTGCACCAACTGGCCGCGCATCTCGACGCCGGCGAGTTGCGCAAGGCCGAGCCGCTGCATCAGAAGATCGGCGCCGCGCTCGATCAGGCGCGCGCCGCCGACTTGCCCCGTTCCGAGATCAACAAGCTCGACAAGCAGCTCAACCACCACCAGGCCAAACTGCGAGAGCTGCAACGCTGGCGCCGCTGGAGCGCCGATCAGGGACGCGAAAGCCTGTGCCACGAGGCCGAAACCCTCCTCGCCCGCGCCGAGGCTGACACGGCCGACGCCGAGCTCGACACATTGGCCGCGCGTCTGAACCACTTGCGCCGCGACTGGCGCCGCATCGACCAGTCCGGCACCCCGGCTGGTGAGAGCTACTGGCAGCGCTTCAAGCAGGCCACCGACCAGGTCGCAGCCCGCTGCGAGCCCTACTTTCAGGCCCGCGCCGAACATCAACGTGCCAGCCGCGAAGCGCGGCGCATGCTGTGCGAAAAGCTCGAGCATTTTCTCGCCGCGGTCGACTGGGACAGCGTCGACTGGAAAGCCATGGTGCGCGCCGAGCGCGAAATGCGCCAGGCATGGAACGCGCTCGATCAGCCCGAAGCCGGGGGCCGCGGCGGTCTTGAGGGCCGCTTCCGTCGCGGGCTGGCACAAGTCGACAAGGCGCTGAAGGAAGAACGCGCAAGCAATCAGGCGCACAAGCGACATTTAATCGAGCGCATGCGCGAATTGGCCGAGATGGAGGATCTTGACGCTGCCATCGCTCAAGCCAAGTCCGCGCAAAAGCAGTGGCACACGACGGTCTCTGGACGCAAGCAGGAAGAAAACGCCCTGTGGCGGGAATTCCGCACCGCCAGCGATGCCGTTTTCGCCCGCCGCCACCAAGAGCGCGCCGCGCGCAGTCAGGAGTTTCAGGACAACCTGGCCCGCAGTGAAGCCCTGTGCGACCAGGCCGAAGCGCTGGTGGGGCGCGACAAGATCCAGGCCGCCACTCTGTCAGAAGACTTGCAGCAACTCACCCAGCAGTGGCGCGACAGCCTCGCCCTGCCCCTGCCACGTCAGGACAAAAAGCGCCTGGAGCAGCGCTGGGACAACGCCGAGCAACAG
Above is a genomic segment from Thiorhodovibrio litoralis containing:
- a CDS encoding DUF349 domain-containing protein, whose translation is MIFKRLFRKAPSPAAPDPRALAEAALNDADPAAQREACRRIDDLSVLRQVAEQSSDAGTRDLAAARYRHILCRLESGAARLDQAIAEIPTLTDPDQLGEIAREARAPELRLAAIAQLPADAPALARCAVEDALPGHRQQAVERIRERHLLEQVVRQIGKRDTKVYRFAREKLRSLAEQEERPRLARQRHDELCGQLERLGRFKNWTQDRARLTLIDRQWSEIQADLEPTQRDHFQALRETFIAEFDRHAQAKATMHAAQQTATADMARRQELIRRLQTLEHETDPHRLDAELASIGDAWSDLDGEQSLDPSNEAESTSTDHDAPAADHALEAMRHAGQQALARALARQRQLRNQDTEDKNAFVEQNHQRELQTQLLSDAENLLEASSGPIDYQSARKLQKQLKSLQNTDKAPADAERSRIASLLETLDRRICKQRLHAERKLEAAPEQLHQLAAHLDAGELRKAEPLHQKIGAALDQARAADLPRSEINKLDKQLNHHQAKLRELQRWRRWSADQGRESLCHEAETLLARAEADTADAELDTLAARLNHLRRDWRRIDQSGTPAGESYWQRFKQATDQVAARCEPYFQARAEHQRASREARRMLCEKLEHFLAAVDWDSVDWKAMVRAEREMRQAWNALDQPEAGGRGGLEGRFRRGLAQVDKALKEERASNQAHKRHLIERMRELAEMEDLDAAIAQAKSAQKQWHTTVSGRKQEENALWREFRTASDAVFARRHQERAARSQEFQDNLARSEALCDQAEALVGRDKIQAATLSEDLQQLTQQWRDSLALPLPRQDKKRLEQRWDNAEQQARQLLRTLRDQADWDALEGLRQKSDFLSRTAGAILADSSAASEQQLRAQWSQLDESDHESHDESVDNGSPPNRHKSRQARADQHRSLQQRFEALLHALQNPKARDQMIEQCESARHEREALCLRLEILAHLDSPPELTARRMELQVERLQEKLGDGDNQADPLAQSRPLLIDWYLNAPAANDQQLQARFERIEAALKPGASAAQTPPAP